The following proteins are co-located in the Pseudomonas antarctica genome:
- a CDS encoding ParD-like family protein produces the protein MGIVKITDQLHEQLRLASAAMDRSINAQAEFWIKIGLLAELNPQLPYNELINKLLLDKPDLIRGRG, from the coding sequence ATGGGCATCGTCAAGATCACCGACCAACTGCACGAACAGCTGCGCCTGGCCAGCGCCGCCATGGACCGCTCCATCAACGCCCAGGCCGAGTTCTGGATCAAGATTGGCCTGCTCGCCGAACTCAACCCGCAGCTGCCCTACAACGAGCTGATCAACAAGCTGTTGCTGGACAAACCCGACCTGATCCGGGGGCGCGGCTGA
- the ilvA gene encoding threonine ammonia-lyase, biosynthetic, which yields MSTCTATHSADPGLLEHYVKKILAAPVYDLAVRTPLQLAPALSMLLGNQVLLKREDLQPTFSFKIRGAYNKLVQLTPEQKARGVVTASAGNHAQGVALAARELGIKARIVMPCSTPELKVLGVRSRGAEAVLYGESFPFALAHALQLAESSGCTFVSPFDDPDVIAGQGTVAMEILRQQQGPLDAIFVPVGGGGLIAGIAAYVKYLRPEVRIIGVEPEGSSCLLAALRAGERVVLPSVDGFADGTAVAQIGAFGFEICRDWVDEVVTVSNDELCSAIKLIYDDTRSITEPSGALAVAGIRRYVGQKGVRGQTLVAVNSGANINFDSLRHVAERVAAQGAS from the coding sequence ATGAGCACCTGCACAGCGACCCACTCCGCCGACCCTGGACTGCTTGAGCACTACGTGAAAAAGATCCTCGCCGCCCCGGTCTATGACCTGGCGGTGCGTACCCCGCTGCAACTGGCTCCTGCGCTGTCGATGTTGCTCGGCAACCAGGTATTGCTCAAGCGCGAAGACCTGCAACCGACTTTTTCCTTCAAGATTCGTGGCGCCTACAACAAGCTCGTGCAGCTTACGCCTGAGCAAAAAGCCCGCGGTGTCGTGACGGCATCGGCCGGTAACCATGCGCAAGGTGTGGCGCTGGCGGCGCGGGAGTTGGGGATCAAGGCCCGTATCGTCATGCCGTGCAGCACACCGGAGTTGAAGGTGCTGGGCGTACGCTCGCGGGGCGCCGAAGCGGTGTTGTATGGGGAGAGCTTTCCGTTTGCCCTGGCGCATGCGTTGCAATTGGCCGAGAGCTCGGGGTGCACGTTTGTCTCGCCTTTTGACGACCCGGACGTGATCGCTGGCCAAGGCACCGTGGCAATGGAAATCTTGCGCCAGCAACAGGGGCCGCTGGACGCGATCTTTGTGCCGGTGGGCGGCGGTGGCCTGATCGCCGGGATTGCCGCTTACGTGAAATACCTGCGCCCGGAGGTGCGCATCATCGGCGTCGAGCCCGAAGGCTCCAGTTGCCTGTTGGCGGCCCTGCGCGCCGGTGAGCGAGTGGTGCTGCCGAGTGTCGACGGGTTTGCCGATGGCACCGCAGTGGCGCAGATCGGCGCCTTTGGTTTTGAAATCTGCCGTGACTGGGTGGATGAGGTCGTCACCGTCAGCAACGACGAATTGTGCAGTGCCATCAAATTGATCTACGACGACACGCGCTCCATCACCGAGCCCTCTGGCGCGCTGGCGGTAGCAGGCATTCGCCGCTATGTCGGCCAAAAAGGCGTGCGCGGGCAGACCCTGGTGGCGGTGAATTCCGGGGCCAATATCAACTTTGATAGTTTGCGACATGTTGCTGAAAGAGTGGCGGCGCAAGGTGCAAGTTAG
- a CDS encoding DUF1652 domain-containing protein codes for MLSELELRSIIEGSFLPKRCECTKAEDASLTIRVYDDRDRDRVDLEVKGINADKLDSSRAICNLISGLREDLKHTHAPALQRVGARGYY; via the coding sequence ATGCTTTCGGAATTAGAACTTCGCAGCATTATTGAAGGAAGTTTCCTGCCCAAACGGTGCGAATGCACCAAAGCCGAAGATGCTTCGCTGACGATCAGGGTCTATGACGACCGTGACCGCGACCGAGTGGATTTGGAAGTCAAAGGCATAAACGCCGATAAACTCGACAGCAGTCGAGCCATTTGCAACCTCATCAGCGGGTTGCGCGAAGACCTCAAGCACACCCATGCACCCGCTCTGCAAAGAGTCGGAGCGCGCGGCTATTACTAG
- a CDS encoding DUF2790 domain-containing protein, translating into MKTQTLVTLASTLALAAVSAFTQANEQPVPYHYGKTMDVQKVIAMTEPQVTECQVINASIKFVDKAGEVHYVSYPKMSQACLFQS; encoded by the coding sequence ATGAAAACACAAACCCTGGTTACCCTCGCCAGCACCTTGGCGCTGGCCGCCGTATCGGCGTTCACCCAAGCCAATGAGCAACCGGTGCCTTATCACTACGGCAAGACCATGGACGTTCAAAAAGTAATTGCCATGACCGAGCCTCAGGTCACTGAATGCCAGGTGATCAATGCATCAATCAAGTTCGTGGACAAGGCCGGCGAAGTGCACTACGTGAGCTACCCGAAGATGTCCCAGGCTTGCCTGTTTCAGAGCTGA
- a CDS encoding DUF2790 domain-containing protein: protein MKLRTLVFTGTLALAAVSGMAQADTQTAASKPVPYQYGMPLNIDKVIAMHETDTNVCKVINADIKFVDKAGKVEDVGYRKMSEACDFQN, encoded by the coding sequence ATGAAACTGCGTACTTTAGTTTTTACCGGCACCTTGGCCCTGGCAGCGGTCTCGGGCATGGCCCAGGCCGACACCCAGACGGCTGCCAGCAAGCCAGTGCCTTATCAATACGGCATGCCCTTGAACATCGACAAAGTGATTGCCATGCACGAGACCGACACTAATGTGTGCAAGGTCATCAACGCTGATATCAAGTTCGTCGATAAAGCCGGCAAAGTCGAAGATGTGGGCTATCGGAAGATGTCCGAAGCCTGCGATTTTCAGAATTGA
- a CDS encoding carbohydrate kinase family protein: MYLVCGEALFDFFSEEDASGQASKVNYKAIAGGSPFNVAVGLRRLGIEAGLFGGLSTDFLGRRLLQVLRDEGVSEQFLVEFAAPTTLAMVAVGANGTPQYSFRGEGCADRQLEVAHLPTLGDEIRGVHIGSFSLVVQPIGDTLLSLVKRESGKRLISLDPNVRLNPQPDIQLWRDRVAELVKHADLIKVSDEDLHLLYPDQSPESVLQGWLQHRCQLVFLTRGGEGATVFSRQHGTWSAPAVNVVMADTVGAGDTFQAALIAWLTEQQLDSVQGLHQLTRAQIDSMLGFAIRAAALTCSKTGPDLPYRKQLG, from the coding sequence ATGTATCTGGTGTGTGGCGAAGCGCTGTTCGATTTTTTCAGTGAAGAGGATGCCAGCGGGCAGGCCTCCAAGGTCAATTACAAAGCGATTGCCGGCGGTTCGCCGTTCAACGTGGCCGTGGGTTTGCGCCGCCTGGGTATCGAGGCCGGGCTGTTCGGCGGTTTGTCCACCGACTTCCTCGGGCGCCGCTTGCTGCAAGTGCTCAGGGACGAAGGGGTGAGTGAGCAATTCCTGGTGGAGTTCGCCGCGCCGACCACACTGGCGATGGTCGCCGTGGGTGCCAATGGCACGCCGCAATACAGCTTTCGCGGCGAAGGCTGCGCTGACCGCCAGCTGGAGGTCGCGCACCTGCCCACACTAGGCGACGAGATTCGCGGGGTGCATATCGGCTCGTTTTCGCTGGTGGTGCAGCCGATTGGTGACACGTTGCTGAGCCTGGTCAAGCGCGAAAGCGGCAAGCGCCTGATCAGCCTCGATCCCAACGTACGGCTGAACCCGCAGCCGGATATCCAGCTGTGGCGTGACCGCGTGGCCGAACTGGTCAAGCACGCCGACCTGATCAAAGTCAGCGATGAAGACTTGCACCTGCTCTACCCCGATCAATCGCCGGAAAGTGTCCTGCAAGGTTGGCTGCAACACCGCTGCCAACTGGTGTTCCTCACCCGTGGCGGCGAAGGCGCTACGGTGTTCAGCCGCCAGCACGGCACATGGTCTGCGCCGGCGGTCAACGTGGTGATGGCCGATACGGTCGGGGCCGGGGACACCTTCCAGGCGGCGTTGATTGCCTGGTTGACCGAGCAGCAGCTGGATTCGGTGCAAGGCCTGCACCAGCTCACACGTGCGCAGATCGACAGTATGCTGGGCTTCGCGATCCGCGCCGCGGCGCTGACCTGCAGCAAGACCGGGCCGGATTTGCCGTATCGAAAGCAGCTCGGCTGA
- the xylB gene encoding xylulokinase → MTQQNLYLGIDCGTQGTKAIVLDASSGKVLGLGAAAHTLISGANGRREQHTQEWLDAFTEATHRALQQAGVDGPDILGIGVSGQQHGLVLLDDQGQVLRPAKLWCDTESAPENDRLLAYLGGENGSLERLGVAIAPGYTVSKLLWTREQHPDVFARIAHVLLPHDYLNYWLTGRAVAEYGDASGTGYFNVRTREWDVALLKHIDPSGRLEAALPALIEAHQAVGTILPAIAERLGINPNAVVSSGGGDNMMGAIGTGNIAPGVITMSLGSSGTVYAFADQPNVSPQASVATFCSSSGGWLPLICTMNLTNATGVIRELFELDLAAFNALVAQAPIGADGVSMLPFLNGERVPALPHATGSVHGLTMTNLTRPNLCRAVVEGTTFGLRYGLDLLRQTGVQGQSIRLIGGGSKSPVWRQMVADIMNTEVVCTEQSEAAALGAAIQAAWSQSGEPLASLCDKCVSVDPASRTLPSAGNVSAYQHAYERYQQLVATL, encoded by the coding sequence ATGACCCAGCAAAACCTCTACCTCGGCATCGACTGTGGCACCCAAGGTACCAAGGCCATCGTCCTCGACGCTTCCAGCGGCAAGGTGCTGGGCCTGGGCGCCGCCGCGCATACGCTGATCAGCGGCGCCAATGGCCGTCGCGAACAGCACACCCAGGAATGGCTGGACGCCTTCACCGAGGCCACTCACCGCGCCCTGCAACAGGCAGGTGTGGATGGCCCGGACATCCTCGGCATCGGCGTCTCCGGCCAGCAACACGGCCTGGTTTTGCTGGATGACCAAGGCCAGGTGCTGCGCCCGGCCAAACTCTGGTGCGATACCGAAAGCGCGCCGGAAAACGACCGCCTGCTGGCGTATTTGGGTGGCGAGAATGGCTCGCTGGAACGCCTCGGCGTGGCGATTGCACCGGGTTACACGGTGTCGAAACTGCTCTGGACCCGCGAACAACACCCGGACGTGTTCGCCCGCATCGCCCATGTCCTGCTGCCCCACGACTACCTCAACTACTGGCTGACCGGCCGTGCCGTCGCGGAGTACGGCGATGCATCAGGCACCGGCTACTTCAACGTGCGCACCCGTGAATGGGATGTGGCACTGCTCAAGCACATCGACCCGAGCGGCCGCCTGGAAGCGGCGCTGCCGGCCTTGATCGAAGCACATCAAGCGGTGGGCACGATTCTGCCCGCCATTGCCGAACGCCTGGGCATCAACCCCAACGCCGTCGTCTCCAGCGGTGGCGGCGACAATATGATGGGCGCCATCGGCACGGGCAATATCGCCCCCGGTGTCATCACTATGAGCCTGGGCTCATCCGGCACCGTGTATGCGTTTGCCGACCAGCCGAATGTGAGCCCGCAAGCCTCGGTCGCGACCTTCTGCTCCTCCAGCGGCGGTTGGCTGCCCTTGATCTGCACCATGAACCTGACCAACGCTACCGGGGTGATTCGCGAGCTGTTCGAACTGGACCTGGCGGCGTTCAACGCCTTGGTCGCCCAAGCCCCGATCGGCGCCGATGGCGTGAGCATGCTGCCCTTCCTCAACGGCGAACGTGTGCCCGCCCTGCCCCACGCCACCGGCAGTGTGCACGGCCTGACCATGACCAATCTGACCCGCCCCAACCTGTGCCGCGCGGTGGTCGAGGGCACTACCTTTGGCCTGCGTTATGGCCTGGACCTGCTGCGCCAGACCGGCGTGCAAGGCCAGAGCATCCGCCTGATCGGCGGCGGCTCGAAAAGCCCGGTGTGGCGCCAGATGGTTGCCGATATCATGAACACCGAAGTGGTCTGCACTGAACAAAGTGAAGCGGCGGCCCTGGGCGCGGCGATCCAGGCAGCCTGGAGCCAGTCCGGCGAGCCCCTGGCCAGCCTGTGCGACAAATGCGTAAGCGTCGATCCGGCCAGCCGTACGCTGCCGTCGGCCGGCAATGTAAGCGCCTATCAACACGCCTACGAGCGCTATCAACAGCTCGTGGCAACCCTTTAA
- a CDS encoding mannitol dehydrogenase family protein yields the protein MKLNKQNLTQLAPEVKIPAYAIASTTQGIAHIGVGGFHRAHQAYYTDALMNTGAGLDWSICGVGLRAEDRKARDDLAGQDYLFTLYELGDTDDTEVRVIGAISDMLLAEDGAQALIDKLASPEIRIVSLTITEGGYCIDDSNGEFMAHLPQIQHDLAHPESPKTVFGFICAALTQRRAAGTAAFTVMSCDNLPHNGGVTRKALLAFAALHNAELHDWIKANVSFPNAMVDRITPMTSTAHRLQLHDDHGIDDAWPVVCEPFVQWVLEDKFVNGRPAWETVGVQFTDDVTPYEEMKIGLLNGSHLALTYLGFLKGYRFVHETMNDPVFVAYMRAYMDLDVTPNLAPVPGIDLTAYKQTLVDRFSNQAIADQLERVCSDGSSKFPKFTVPTINRLIADGRETERAALVVAAWALYLKGVDENGVAYTIPDPRAQFCQGLVSDEALISQRLLGVEEIFGTAIPKSAEFVAAFERCYQSLRDQGVTKTLEGLLAKIN from the coding sequence ATGAAACTGAATAAACAGAACCTCACCCAACTGGCGCCGGAAGTGAAAATTCCGGCGTACGCGATTGCCAGCACTACGCAGGGTATCGCGCATATCGGCGTCGGTGGTTTCCACCGCGCACACCAGGCGTATTACACCGATGCCTTGATGAATACCGGCGCTGGCCTCGACTGGAGCATCTGCGGCGTCGGCCTGCGTGCCGAGGACCGCAAGGCCCGCGACGACCTGGCCGGCCAGGATTACCTGTTCACCTTGTATGAGCTGGGCGATACCGACGACACCGAGGTGCGCGTGATCGGCGCCATCAGCGACATGCTGCTGGCCGAAGACGGCGCTCAAGCACTGATCGACAAGCTGGCCAGCCCCGAGATTCGCATCGTTTCGCTGACCATCACCGAAGGCGGCTACTGCATCGACGACAGCAACGGCGAATTCATGGCCCACCTGCCGCAGATCCAGCACGACCTGGCGCACCCTGAGTCACCGAAAACCGTGTTCGGCTTTATCTGCGCGGCGCTGACCCAGCGCCGTGCGGCCGGCACTGCGGCGTTCACCGTAATGTCCTGCGATAACCTGCCGCACAATGGCGGCGTCACGCGCAAGGCACTGCTGGCCTTTGCTGCCCTGCACAACGCTGAGCTGCATGACTGGATCAAGGCCAACGTGAGCTTCCCGAACGCCATGGTCGACCGCATCACGCCCATGACCAGCACCGCCCACCGTCTGCAGTTGCATGATGACCACGGCATCGACGATGCCTGGCCAGTGGTATGCGAACCCTTTGTGCAGTGGGTGCTGGAAGACAAATTCGTCAACGGTCGCCCGGCCTGGGAAACGGTTGGCGTGCAATTCACCGACGACGTCACGCCCTACGAAGAGATGAAGATCGGCCTGCTCAATGGCAGCCACCTGGCCCTGACCTACCTGGGTTTTCTGAAGGGTTACCGGTTTGTTCACGAAACCATGAATGACCCGGTGTTTGTCGCCTACATGCGTGCCTACATGGACCTGGACGTCACACCGAACCTGGCGCCGGTGCCGGGCATCGACCTGACGGCGTACAAGCAAACCCTGGTGGATCGTTTCTCCAACCAGGCAATTGCCGACCAGTTGGAGCGCGTGTGTTCCGATGGCTCGTCGAAGTTTCCGAAATTCACTGTGCCAACCATCAATCGTTTGATCGCGGACGGGCGCGAGACGGAGCGTGCCGCACTGGTTGTGGCCGCTTGGGCGTTGTACCTCAAAGGTGTCGATGAGAATGGCGTGGCCTACACGATTCCGGACCCGCGCGCGCAGTTCTGCCAGGGCCTGGTAAGTGATGAGGCACTGATCAGCCAACGGTTACTGGGTGTTGAGGAGATTTTTGGCACGGCTATTCCCAAGTCAGCGGAGTTTGTGGCAGCGTTCGAGCGGTGTTATCAAAGCCTTCGAGATCAGGGCGTGACGAAGACCTTGGAAGGTCTGCTCGCCAAGATTAACTGA
- a CDS encoding ABC transporter ATP-binding protein encodes MANLKIKNLQKGFEGFSIIKGIDLEVNDKEFVVFVGPSGCGKSTLLRLIAGLEEVTEGTIELDGRDITEVTPAKRDLAMVFQTYALYPHMSVRKNMSFALDLAGVDKKLVESKVSEAARILELGPLLERKPKQLSGGQRQRVAIGRAIVRNPKIFLFDEPLSNLDAALRVQMRLELARLHKELQATMIYVTHDQVEAMTLADKVVVLNSGRIEQVGSPLELYHQPANLFVAGFLGTPKMGFLKGKVTRVEGQGCEVQLDAGTRISLPLSGASLSVGSAVTLGIRPEHLEIASPGQTTLTVTADVGERLGSDTFCHVITANGEPLTMRIRGDMASQYGETLHLHLDPAHCHLFDTDGVAVARPLRAAA; translated from the coding sequence ATGGCCAACCTGAAAATCAAGAATCTGCAAAAAGGCTTCGAAGGCTTTTCCATCATCAAGGGCATTGACCTGGAAGTGAACGACAAGGAATTCGTGGTGTTCGTCGGCCCGTCGGGCTGCGGTAAATCCACCCTGCTGCGTTTGATCGCGGGCCTTGAAGAAGTCACCGAAGGCACCATCGAACTCGATGGCCGCGACATCACCGAAGTTACCCCGGCCAAGCGCGACCTGGCGATGGTGTTCCAGACCTATGCCTTGTATCCGCATATGAGCGTGCGCAAGAACATGTCGTTTGCCCTTGACCTGGCCGGCGTCGACAAGAAGCTGGTGGAAAGCAAAGTCAGCGAAGCGGCGCGCATCCTCGAACTCGGCCCGTTGCTGGAGCGCAAGCCCAAGCAGCTGTCCGGCGGCCAGCGTCAGCGGGTGGCCATCGGCCGCGCGATTGTGCGTAACCCGAAGATCTTTCTGTTCGACGAACCGCTGTCCAACCTCGACGCCGCCCTGCGCGTGCAGATGCGCCTGGAACTGGCGCGCCTGCATAAAGAACTGCAGGCGACCATGATCTACGTGACCCACGACCAGGTCGAGGCCATGACCCTGGCGGACAAAGTCGTTGTGCTGAACAGTGGCCGTATCGAACAAGTCGGCTCGCCGCTGGAGCTGTACCACCAGCCGGCCAACCTGTTTGTGGCGGGTTTTCTCGGCACGCCGAAAATGGGCTTCCTCAAGGGCAAGGTCACCCGCGTTGAGGGCCAGGGCTGCGAAGTACAGCTGGACGCCGGCACCCGGATCAGCCTGCCGCTCAGTGGTGCCAGCTTGAGTGTGGGCAGCGCGGTGACCCTGGGCATTCGCCCGGAACACCTGGAAATTGCCTCGCCCGGCCAAACCACGCTGACCGTCACTGCCGACGTCGGCGAACGCCTGGGCAGCGACACTTTCTGCCACGTCATCACTGCCAACGGCGAGCCGTTGACGATGCGGATTCGCGGCGACATGGCCAGCCAATATGGCGAAACGCTGCACCTGCACCTGGACCCGGCGCACTGCCATCTGTTCGACACCGACGGCGTGGCCGTGGCCCGACCACTGCGCGCTGCCGCCTGA
- a CDS encoding carbohydrate ABC transporter permease: protein MTLQQSRRLQSLLLGTLAWAIAILIFFPIFWMVLTSFKTEIDAFATPPQFIFTPTLENYLHINERSNYFAYAWNSVVISFSATALCLLISVPAAYSMAFYETQRTKGTLLWMLSTKMLPPVGVLMPIYLLAKSFGLLDTRIALIIIYTLINLPIVVWMVYTYFKDIPKDILEAARLDGATLWQEMVRVLLPIAKGGLASTVLLSLILCWNEAFWSLNLTSSNAAPLTALIASYSSPEGLFWAKLSAVSTLACAPILIFGWISQKQLVRGLSFGAVK, encoded by the coding sequence ATGACGCTTCAACAATCCCGCCGCCTGCAAAGCCTGCTGCTCGGCACCCTGGCCTGGGCCATTGCGATCCTGATTTTCTTCCCGATCTTCTGGATGGTACTGACCAGCTTCAAGACCGAAATCGACGCGTTCGCCACGCCGCCGCAGTTCATCTTCACGCCGACGCTGGAGAACTACCTGCACATCAACGAGCGCAGCAACTACTTCGCCTACGCCTGGAACTCGGTGGTGATTTCGTTCAGCGCCACTGCCCTGTGCCTGCTGATCTCGGTGCCGGCCGCCTACTCCATGGCGTTCTACGAAACCCAGCGCACCAAGGGCACGCTGCTGTGGATGCTGTCGACCAAGATGCTGCCGCCGGTGGGCGTACTGATGCCGATCTACCTGCTGGCCAAGAGCTTTGGCCTGCTCGATACGCGCATTGCGCTGATCATCATCTACACCCTGATCAACCTGCCGATTGTGGTGTGGATGGTTTACACCTACTTCAAGGACATCCCCAAAGACATCCTCGAAGCCGCCCGCCTGGATGGTGCCACGCTGTGGCAGGAAATGGTCCGCGTGCTGCTGCCGATTGCCAAGGGTGGCCTGGCTTCCACCGTGTTGCTGTCGCTGATCCTGTGCTGGAACGAGGCGTTCTGGTCGTTGAACCTGACCTCGTCCAACGCCGCGCCACTGACCGCACTGATCGCCTCCTACTCCAGCCCCGAAGGTTTGTTCTGGGCCAAATTGTCTGCCGTCTCGACCCTGGCCTGTGCGCCGATCCTGATTTTTGGCTGGATCAGCCAGAAACAGCTGGTGCGCGGTTTGTCCTTCGGCGCCGTGAAATAA
- a CDS encoding carbohydrate ABC transporter permease gives MNTNTAQVQTTTQEKPRKSRLANPGWFLVSPSVALLLLWMIVPLGMTLYFSLIRYNLLYPGENQFVGLENFTYFITDSGFLPGATNTLLLVGSVLLISVVFGVLISALLEASEFFGRGVVRVLLISPFFIMPTVGALIWKNLIFHPVSGVLAAVWKLFGAEPVDWLAHYPLLSIIIIVSWQWLPFAILLLMTAMQSLDQEQKEAARLDGAGAIAIFWHLTLPHLARPIAVVVMIETIFLLSVFAEIFTTTNGGPGYASTNLAYLIYNQALVQFDVGMASAGGLIAVVIANIAAIILVRMIGKNLTDKP, from the coding sequence ATGAATACCAACACTGCCCAAGTGCAAACCACCACGCAGGAAAAGCCGCGCAAAAGCCGCCTGGCCAACCCCGGCTGGTTCCTCGTCAGCCCCTCGGTGGCCTTGCTGCTGCTGTGGATGATCGTGCCGCTGGGCATGACGCTGTACTTTTCGCTGATCCGCTACAACCTGCTCTACCCCGGCGAAAACCAATTCGTGGGGCTGGAGAACTTCACCTACTTCATCACCGACTCGGGCTTCCTGCCCGGCGCCACCAATACCCTGTTGCTGGTTGGCAGCGTGCTGCTGATCAGCGTGGTGTTCGGCGTGCTGATCAGTGCCCTGCTCGAGGCCAGTGAGTTTTTTGGTCGCGGGGTGGTGCGGGTGTTGTTGATTTCGCCGTTCTTCATCATGCCCACCGTCGGTGCGCTGATCTGGAAGAACCTGATTTTCCACCCGGTGTCGGGCGTGCTCGCCGCCGTGTGGAAGTTGTTCGGCGCCGAGCCCGTGGACTGGCTGGCGCACTACCCGTTGCTGTCGATCATCATCATTGTGTCGTGGCAATGGCTGCCCTTCGCCATTCTGCTGTTGATGACCGCCATGCAGTCCCTCGACCAGGAACAAAAGGAAGCCGCACGCCTGGACGGTGCCGGTGCCATCGCGATCTTCTGGCACCTGACCTTGCCCCACCTGGCCCGCCCGATTGCCGTGGTGGTGATGATCGAAACCATCTTCCTGCTCTCGGTGTTCGCCGAAATTTTCACCACCACCAACGGTGGCCCCGGCTACGCCTCGACCAACCTCGCCTACCTGATCTACAACCAGGCGCTGGTGCAGTTCGACGTGGGAATGGCCTCGGCCGGCGGCTTGATTGCCGTGGTCATCGCCAATATCGCGGCGATCATCCTGGTGCGGATGATCGGCAAAAACCTGACTGACAAGCCTTGA
- a CDS encoding ABC transporter substrate-binding protein, producing MTVCMTLSAVSLGAQTLTIATVNNSDMIRMQKLSKTFETEHPDIKLNWVVLEENVLRQRLTTDIATQGGQFDVLTIGMYEAALWGAKGWLEPMKDLPASYELDDVFPSVRDGLSEKGSLYALPFYAESSITYYRTDLFKDAGLTMPEHPTWTQIGEFAAKLTDKTKEQYGLCLRGKAGWGENMALITTLANGYGARWFDEKWQPEFNGPEWKDALNFYVDNMKKSGPPGASSNGFNENLALFNSGKCAIWVDASVAGSFVTDKTQSKVSDHVGFTFAPHEKTDKGTSWLYSWSLAIPTSSKAKDAAKVFTSWATSKEYSQLVAKTDGIANVPPGTRKSTYSDEYMKAAPFAKVTLESLKVADPTKPTLKPVPYIGIQLVTIPEFQAIGTQVGKFFSGALTGQQTVDQALTAAQTTTEREMKRAGYPK from the coding sequence ATGACTGTATGCATGACCCTCAGCGCCGTCAGTCTTGGCGCGCAAACCCTGACCATTGCCACCGTCAACAACAGCGACATGATTCGCATGCAAAAGCTCTCGAAAACTTTCGAGACCGAGCATCCGGACATCAAGCTGAACTGGGTGGTGCTCGAAGAAAACGTGCTGCGCCAGCGCCTGACCACCGACATCGCCACCCAGGGCGGACAGTTCGATGTATTGACCATCGGCATGTACGAAGCTGCACTCTGGGGCGCCAAGGGCTGGCTGGAGCCGATGAAAGACCTGCCGGCGTCCTACGAACTCGACGATGTATTCCCTTCTGTGCGTGACGGCTTGTCTGAAAAAGGTTCGCTGTACGCCCTGCCGTTCTATGCCGAGAGCTCGATCACCTACTACCGCACCGACCTGTTCAAGGACGCCGGGCTGACCATGCCTGAGCACCCGACCTGGACTCAGATCGGTGAATTCGCGGCAAAACTCACCGACAAGACCAAAGAGCAATACGGCCTGTGCCTGCGCGGTAAAGCCGGTTGGGGCGAGAACATGGCGCTGATCACCACCCTGGCCAACGGCTACGGTGCGCGCTGGTTCGATGAGAAGTGGCAGCCGGAATTCAACGGCCCAGAGTGGAAGGACGCGCTGAACTTCTACGTCGACAACATGAAGAAATCCGGCCCACCGGGGGCTTCCAGCAACGGTTTCAACGAAAACCTGGCGCTGTTCAACAGCGGCAAGTGCGCGATCTGGGTCGATGCCAGCGTGGCCGGCTCGTTCGTGACCGACAAAACCCAGAGCAAGGTGTCCGACCATGTCGGCTTCACCTTCGCCCCACACGAGAAAACCGACAAGGGCACGTCGTGGCTGTACTCCTGGTCCCTGGCTATTCCGACCAGTTCCAAAGCCAAGGACGCCGCCAAGGTGTTCACCAGTTGGGCCACTTCCAAGGAATACAGCCAACTGGTCGCCAAGACCGACGGCATTGCCAACGTACCGCCAGGTACGCGCAAGTCGACCTACAGCGACGAGTACATGAAGGCGGCGCCGTTCGCCAAAGTGACCCTCGAATCGCTGAAAGTCGCCGACCCGACCAAACCGACCCTCAAGCCAGTGCCGTATATCGGTATCCAGTTGGTGACCATTCCTGAATTCCAGGCGATTGGTACCCAGGTCGGCAAGTTCTTCTCGGGCGCGCTGACCGGTCAGCAAACGGTGGATCAAGCCTTGACCGCCGCGCAGACCACCACCGAGCGTGAAATGAAGCGGGCGGGTTATCCCAAGTAA